The segment TGGTGTTCCCTACCCGACGGCATTCGATCCAGCGATCTCGTCGCCGACGCCCAGTCGCAGGGACTACTGCTGGCACCCGGACTGCGATTCGGAACGGGCTACGCCTTCGACGATCGTCAGCGCATACCCTTCACGCGCTCGCTTCCCGACATCACGTCTGCGGTCGAGATCCTCACTCGTCTGTCTTCGGAGCACACCCCGACGCCGGCCGTCGCGTCGAGCAGACCCACGGCGGTGGTGTGAGTGGCAGCGCCGCACCGTCTACCCCGATCGCGCGTCCAACCCCCGGCCCGCAAACGCGCGCGCGTTTGCCAGACGCTCGCGAATTGGTCACCTGTTCGCTAGCTGAATCGCGCGCACCTGACGAATGCGCGCGCGTTTGCGACGCCGACACCCAACCTCCGATGTCCGACGGCCTCAGCGCACCAACTTCTTCTCGTAGATCGCCATCGACCAGGCATATCCGATCACCGTGATCACCGCGCACCATCCCAGTGCGAGTGGCAGATTCGCGCCCAGCGGCTCCCCTGTCAACAGTCCACGCAGGGTTTCGACGAACGGTGTGAACGGTTGGTAGTCGGCGAACCATCGCAGTCCTGACGGCATCGTGTCGGTCGGGACGAACCCGCTGCCCAGAAATGGCAACAGCAGCAACAACATCGGCAGGTTGCTCGCGGTCTCGACCGACTTCGACGCCATTCCCATCGCCACGGCCAGCCAACTGATGGCGAAGGCGATCAGAATCACCATTGCCGACACCGAAATCCATTGCACAGGGCTCGTATTCGGCCGAAAGCCCACAGCGATTCCTACTGCCAGTACGACCACCACTCCGAGTACGGCCTGCACGGTATTGCCGAGGACGTGGCCGGCGAGAACCGCAGCCCGCGAGATCGCCATCGTTCGGAACCGCGCGGTGATGCCTTCGGTCATGTCCATTGCGACGGTGGTCGCCGTCCCACCGGCGGTGCCTGCGATCGTCATGGCGAGGATGCCCGGCATCACGTAAGGCAGATAAGCGGCCCGTCCACCTTCCGGGTTCACACCAGGAAGCCCTGCCCCGAGCGTCCCTCCGAACACGAAGACGAACAACATCAGGAACACCACCGGTGCTCCGATGACGAATATCGTCAGACCTGGATACCGCACGATGTGCAGAAGACTTCGGCGCAGCATCGTGATCGAGTCGCCCACTGTGTACGTCATCGCTGTGGTCACGATGCCTCCTTGTTGTCGGTCCGGCCTGTCAGTGCCATGAACACGTCGTCGAGATCAGGGGTGTGAATGCTCAGATCCTCGGCCGCAACGCCCGCCGTATCGAGCCGGGCCAACACGGTCTGCAGGGTGTCGACGCTTCCGTCGGTCGGTACCGACAGCGCCAGGCCGTCAGTGTCGACCACCGCGCCGTCGAAGGCTCTGGTTGCGTTGCCGAGCGCTGCTGCGTCGGCGAAGCGAAGACGGATGTGACCGCCGGGCATGCGACGTTTCAGCTCGTCCGGGGTGCCGTCGGCGACGATCCGGCCGTCGTTCAGCACGGCTATTCTGTCGGCGAGTTCGTCTGCCTCGTCGAGGTATTGGGTCGTGAGCAGCACCGTGGTGCCGTCGGCCACCAGGGATCGGACGATGTCCCACATGGTGCGTCGGCTCCGTGGGTCGAGACCGGTGGTCGGCTCGTCGAGGAAGATGACGCGTGGCGGTGCGACGAGAGTCATCGCAAGATCGAGCCGCCGCCGCATACCACCCGAGTACGTGGACAACGGCTTTCGCCCGGCCCCGACGAGATCGAACTGCTCGAGCAGTTCTGCCACGCGCGGCTTGGAGCGCGATCCGAGATGACGCAGTCTTGCCATCAGCATCAGGTTTTCCTCACCGGTCAGGAGGTTGTCCACCGCGGAGAACTGCCCGGTGAGACCGATTGCTGCACGAACGCCGCCGGGATCATTGACGACGTCGCAGCCAGCTACTGTTACCGAACCGCTCTCCGGCCGAACGAGAGTGGACAGAATATGGACAATCGTGGTCTTGCCTGCCCCGTTGGAGCCGAGCAGGGCGGTGACTGTGCCGGCGTCGACGGTGAGGTCGACGCCGTCGAGTACACGTTTGTCGCCATAGGACTTTCGCAGTCCGCGGACATCGATTGCGGATATTCTCATTGCCTGTGCCTCGCTTTCAGCTCTGCGGTGTATGACGGATCGCAATGTCGCCGTATCGCGTTCGAGCGCGAACAGTCACGCTCTCTTCTGTTTCGTCCGGTGCGCTTTCGGGCGTGAGTTCGTTGCGAACGTGCCCGTCTTTCGACGACAGATCGAGCCACGCGGGCACGCCGCGTCGCACACCCAGGGTGATCTGGCCGTATCCGCTCTCGACTTGGATTGCACCACTACTGACTTCGTGGACGGTGATGCTGCCGTAGGCGGTCTTCGCACTCACTCCCCCGAGTGATCTCTCGACATCGAGATCACCGTAAGAGAGCTTGGCGTCGAGATCGGTGCCCGACTCCCGCAACATGATCGAGCCGTGCGACGCCTTGAGCGCGGCGTCGCCGACGACGGTGCCGATCCGAATCTGCCCATGGTCGGCGGTCATGTCCAGATTGCCCAACACAGTGCCGACGGTCGCGTTGCCGTGGCCCGCC is part of the Rhodococcus sp. SBT000017 genome and harbors:
- a CDS encoding DUF4097 family beta strand repeat-containing protein yields the protein MPEFATPTPIDLAIDLQVGSIEVVATERVDTLVTIAPTNASKAVDRKGAENTKVDFDGERLTVVGPKARISFFGPTESVELKVELPQGSRLTAEIAAGSLRTKGDLGAVRIKSSMGPVELDTTGDLWVRAGHGNATVGTVLGNLDMTADHGQIRIGTVVGDAALKASHGSIMLRESGTDLDAKLSYGDLDVERSLGGVSAKTAYGSITVHEVSSGAIQVESGYGQITLGVRRGVPAWLDLSSKDGHVRNELTPESAPDETEESVTVRARTRYGDIAIRHTPQS
- a CDS encoding ATP-binding cassette domain-containing protein; this translates as MRISAIDVRGLRKSYGDKRVLDGVDLTVDAGTVTALLGSNGAGKTTIVHILSTLVRPESGSVTVAGCDVVNDPGGVRAAIGLTGQFSAVDNLLTGEENLMLMARLRHLGSRSKPRVAELLEQFDLVGAGRKPLSTYSGGMRRRLDLAMTLVAPPRVIFLDEPTTGLDPRSRRTMWDIVRSLVADGTTVLLTTQYLDEADELADRIAVLNDGRIVADGTPDELKRRMPGGHIRLRFADAAALGNATRAFDGAVVDTDGLALSVPTDGSVDTLQTVLARLDTAGVAAEDLSIHTPDLDDVFMALTGRTDNKEAS
- a CDS encoding ABC transporter permease, translating into MTYTVGDSITMLRRSLLHIVRYPGLTIFVIGAPVVFLMLFVFVFGGTLGAGLPGVNPEGGRAAYLPYVMPGILAMTIAGTAGGTATTVAMDMTEGITARFRTMAISRAAVLAGHVLGNTVQAVLGVVVVLAVGIAVGFRPNTSPVQWISVSAMVILIAFAISWLAVAMGMASKSVETASNLPMLLLLLPFLGSGFVPTDTMPSGLRWFADYQPFTPFVETLRGLLTGEPLGANLPLALGWCAVITVIGYAWSMAIYEKKLVR